CCTTTACTTCCAGTTTGGCTTTCAGCTCGCCGCGTCCCAGTATTTTAACCAGGTCGTTGCGCGAAACCAAACCATGTTCCTTCAAAGTTGCAAAATCAATTGCAGAAATCTTGTAAGCTTCTGCTAATTTTTGTAATGCGTCCAGGTTGATGCTCACATATTCCACACGGTTAGGGTTTTTAAAGCCCACCTTTGGCACACGGCGCTGCAACGGCATCTGGCCGCCTTCAAAACCTATCTTGGTGCTTGTACCAGAGCGTGAACCGGCCCCTTTGTGACCACGGGTTGACGTGCCGCCACGGCCCGAACCTGTACCACGGCCAATTCTCTTCCTGTTTTTAGTAGAACCTTCTGCAGGTTTAAGATTACTTAAATTCATGATATTAAATATTTTCAACAGCTACCAAATGATTAACTTTACGTACCATGCCGATGATAGCAGGCGTAGCTTCCACCTCAACACTGTGGTTAATTTTCTTTAAACCCAATGCTTCGATGGTTTTTTTCTGGCGCAAATTCCTATCGATCACGCTCTTAATCTGTGTTATTTTGATCTTTGCCATGACGATTATCCGTTAAATACTTTACCTAAACTAATGTTGCGGTGCTGTGCCACGGTATAAGCATCGCGCATTTGCGACAGTGCCGATACGGTTGCCTTTACCACGTTGTGCGGGTTTGACGAACCTTTTGACTTTGCCAATACGTTGTGTACACCTGCCGACTCAAGCACGGCGCGCATTGCACCACCTGCTATAACACCGGTACCGTTTGCAGCCGGTTTTAAGAAGATAAAACCACCCGAAAACTTACCTACCTGCTCGTGCGGTATGGTGCCGTTAATGATAGGCACTTTTACCAGGTTCTTCTTAGCATCGTCAATACCTTTGGCAATAGCCTCGGTTACTTCTTTTGCTTTACCCAAACCGTAACCTACAACGCCATTTTCGTCGCCTACTACCACGATGGCAGAGAAGCTGAAAGTACGGCCACCTTTGGTTACTTTGGCTACACGCTGTATGCTCACCAGGCGATCTTTCAATTCGATCTCGCTGGTTTTTACTCTTTTTATATTGATTGTTGACATCGCTCTTTCCTGTTAAAAGTTTAAACCGCCTTCACGTGCACCTTCAGCCAGTGATTTCACACGGCCGTGATATAAGTAACCGTTCCTGTCGAACACTACATCTTTAATTCCTGCCGCAACGGCTTTGGCAGCAACCAGTTTGCCTACGGCAGCTGATTGTTCTGACTTATTGCCTTTTGCGCTGAAATCTTTTGATAAAGATGATGCAGATGCTAAAGTTTTTCCGGTCACATCGTCAATCACCTGGGCATAAATACCTTTGTTGCTCCTGTATACTGACAAGCGCGGACGCTCGGAAGATCCTGAAACCCGTTTCCTGATCCCCTTTTTGATTCTGTCTCTTCTTGATAATTTACCTGTCATGACGATTATTTTTTAGATGCTGATTTACCTGCTTTTCTTCTCAATTGTTCGCCAACAAACTTGATACCTTTACCCTTGTAAGGCTCTGGTGCGCGCAGCGAGCGTATTTTGGCAGCAACCTGGCCGATCAGCTGTTTGTCTATCGACTCTAGGATGATGGTTGGGTTTTTACCTTTTTCAGCAGTAGTGGTAACTTTAATTTCTTTAGGCAGTTCAAACACATAATGGTGAGAGTAGCCCAATACAAGGTCCAAAGTGTTGCCCTGGTTAGTAGCGCGGTAACCCACACCAACTAATTCCTGCTCCATTTTGTAACCTGATGTTACGCCAACAACCATGTTGTTAAGCAGTGCACGATATAAACCGTGTAATGCCTTGTGGCGTTTCTGGTCGGTCGGACGCTGAACCAGCAGGTTCCCGTCTTCCTGTGCAACAGTGATATCGCTATCAACTGCCTGGTGCAATTCGCCTTTAGGGCCTTTTACCGTAACTACGTTAGCATCGCTAACAGTAATGGTAACTCCCGAAGGTATTGCTATAGGTGCTTTTCCTATTCTTGACATTGCTTAATTTCCTCCTGATTTGATTAATAAACGTAGCACAATACCTCGCCGCCAATATTTTGCTGGCGTGCCTCTTTGTCGGTCATTACACCTTTTGAGGTTGATAGGATAGCGATACCTAAACCATTTAATACTCTTGGCATATTGCCCATGCCTGCGTATTTTCTCAAACCTGGTTTACTGATGCGCGATATGCTGCGGATAGCAGGAACTTTAGTTATCGGGTGGTACTTCAAAGCAACTTTGATGATGCCTTGCGGACCAACTTCTTCAAACTTAAAGTTAGCGATGTAACCTTTGTCGAAAAGCACTTTCGTGATTTCCTTCTTCAGATTTGATGCAGGAATTTCAACAACCCTATGGTTGGCTTTAATAGCATTCCTTACTCTTGTAAGATAATCTGCGATTGGATCTGTATTCATTTTATTGTTTTATGATAGTGGTTTCCGTAGACCTTCTATCGGTTCATATTCATTTTGTCAATGGTCAATAGTGAATGGTCAATAAGGTTATTCACCATTGACTATTCACCACTCACCAATTACCAGCTTGCTTTCTTCACTCCCGGTATCTTGCCTTCCAGGGCCATTTCGCGGAATGTTACGCGCGAAATACCAAACTGGCGCATGTAACCACGCGGGCGGCCTGTAAGTTTGCAACGGTTGTGCAGTTTTACCGGCGACGATGCTTTAGGCAATTTGTCTAATGCTTCCCATTCGCCGGCTGCTTTCAAAGCTGCTCTTTTTTCAGCGTATTTAGCTACTAATTTGGCGCGTTTGATCTCACGTGCCTTTACACCTTCTTTAGCCATTATTTATTTTGATTTTTAAATGGTAATCCAAATTCTTTCAGCAGTTCCAATGCTTCCACGTCGTTATTGGCCGAGGTTACAAAGGTGATGTCCATACCCTGTATCTTATTGATCTTGTCAATGTTGATCTCAGGGAAAATGATCTGCTCGGTGATGCCCAGCGTATAATTGCCGCGACCGTCGAAACCTTTATCGTTGATACCCTTGAAATCACGGATACGTGGCAATGCAACAGCTATCAAACGGTCAAGAAACTCGTACATATTGTTATCGCGTAAAGTTACACGTACGCCAACCGGCATACCTTTACGTAATTTAAAGTTCGAGATATCCTTTTTCGATTTTGACGAAACAGCCTGCTGACCGGTAATCGTGCTCAGTTCATTGATGGTTTGCTCGATCAGTTTTTTGTCGGTAGTTGCACCGCCAACACCCTGGTTGATAGCAATTTTTTCCAGCTTAGGAACCTGCATTACGCTTTTGTACTGAAATTTATCTTTCAGGTTGGTGCGTATCTCTTCCTTATATTTCGATTTTAATCTCGGAACGTATGTTTTTGCAGTTGCCATTACTTAATTTCCTCCCCTGATTTTTTAGCCACCCTTACCAGTTTGCCTGCTTTATTTTTAATACGGCCCACGCGGGTAGGTTTGCCCGATTTAGGGTCAACCAGCGCCAGGTTCGAAATATGGATAGCAGCTTCCTTTTTTACTATACCGCCGTTAGGGCTGGTTGCATTTGGTTTGGTATGTTTCGATACCATGTTTGCACCTTCCACTATAGCGCGGTTTTTATCTATAATTACCTCAAGGACTTTACCTTGCGATCCTTTTGAATCACCTGCAATTACCGCTACCAGGTCGCCCTTGCGGATCTTTAATTTGGCAGGTTTTACTTCTTGTTTCTTTGTCATTTTACAATACCTCCGGTGCTAATGATACAATTTTCATGAATTGCTTTTCGCGCAATTCCCTCGCAACCGGGCCAAATATACGGGTGCCTCTCGGCTCGTCCTGATTATTTAACAAAACTGCTGCGTTGTCGTCGAAACGGATATAAGAACCATCTTTCCGGCGTATTTCCTTCTTGGTCCTTACTACTACTGCCTTTGATACAGTACCCTTTTTGATGTTGCCCGATGGCAAAGCACTTTTAACGGTAACTACTATCTTATCGCCAATAGAAGCATATCTTTTACCGGTACCGCCCAAAACGCGGATCACTAAAACTTCTTTAGCGCCACTGTTATCGGCTACGTTTAATCTTGATTCCTGTTGTACCATCGTTATTTAGCCCTTTCTAATATTTGAACTAATCTCCAGTTTTTGTTTTTGCTCAATGGGCGCGTTTCCATAATCAATACGGTATCGCCAATACCGCAGGTATTAGCTTCGTCATGAGCCATAAATTTGGTAGTCTTTTTCACGAACTTACCATAGATCGGGTGCTTTACTTTACGCTCAACGGCAACTACAATAGATTTTTCCATCTTATTGCTTACTACCAGGCCGGTACGCGTTTTTCTTAAATTTCTTTCCATTTCGAGCTTAAAAAATTATTTATTTTCGGAAGCTGACGCCGCTTTGCGCTTTGTTAATTCAGTATTTAAACGAGCAATATCCTTACGCACTTTCGTAATACGGGTCGGATTCTCAATAGCCGAAACTGTATGAGCAAACTTAAGCTTGGTAAGGTTGTTCCTTTCCTCGCTTATTCTTGCGGTCAATTCTTCAGTTGATAGCTCTAAAACTTCTGAGTTCTTCATTTTCTTTATTAGTTATTTTGAGTTTTTAGTCCCAAGCCCGCTTTATCAAACCGATAACTGCAAACTCAAAACTGCTAACTTGTTTACGCCTCTACGTAATCTCTACGTGTTACAAACCTGGTTTGTACCGGTAACTTCTGTGCTGCAAGGCGCAACGCCTCTTTAGCAACTTCCAGTGGTACACCTTCTGCTTCGAAGATGATCCTGCCGGGGCGAACTACCGCTACCCAGTATTCCGGAGCACCTTTACCTTTACCCATACGTACTTCCGCCGGTTTCTTGGTTACAGGCTTGTCAGGGAATATCCTGATCCATACCTGGCCTTCACGTTTCATAAAACGTGTTACAGCGATACGTGCAGCCTCGATCTGGCGGCTGGTGATCCAGGCCGGCTCGAGTGATTTTATACCGAAAGAACCGAATGCCAGTTCAGCGCCACGAGTGGCCATCCCCTTCATTCTGCCTTTTTGCATTTTTCTGAACTTCGTTCTTTTTGGCTGTAGCATTTTTTTAAGCTTTTATATCTAAACGATGTCTGTCTCGACTTGATTTATTCTATTATTATCTTCTTCCGCTTTGTCCGCCTGGGCGATTGCCACCTCCGCGGTTCTGTCCGCCCGGACGGTTACCACCGCCACCTCTGTTACGGTCGCCACCGCGGTCGTTTCCGCCACGACGGTCATTGCTCCTGCGTTCGCCACCGCGCTCACCGCCTCTTTCGTTGCGTCCGCCAAATGATGCCGAACCTTCAGGGCGTCCGCCTTTACCGCTTGCACCGCTTGCTGCACCAATATTTGGCGACAGGTCGCGTTTGCCGTAAACCTCGCCTTTGCAAATCCATACTTTAACACCTATTTTACCATAAGTAGTTAAAGCTTCGGCCAAAGCGTAATCGATATCGGCGCGGAAAGTATGCAGAGGGATCCTTCCTTCTTTATACTGCTCGGTACGTGCCATTTCAGCACCGCCTAAACGGCCCGATGTCATTACCTTGATACCTTCGGCACCCATTCTCATGGTCGATGCGATGGTGGTTTTCATAGCGCGACGGAAAGAGATACGTGCCTCAAGCTGTTTTGCTATGCCTTCTGCAACCAACTGAGCATCAAGCTCAGGGCGTTTTATTTCGAAAATGTTGATCTGAACGTCCTTTTTGGTCAGTTTTTTCAACTCTTCTTTGATCTTGTCAACTTCCTGGCCGCCTTTACCTATCACAATACCCGGACGGGCAGTGTGGATAGTTACGGTAATGCGTTTCAGGGTGCGCTCGATAACTACTTTGGATATACCACCTTTAGCTATACGGGCAGCAATGTATTTGCGGATCTTCTCGTCTTCAACTAATTTATCGGAGTAGTTGTTGCCACCGAACCAGTTAGAATCCCAACCACGGATGATACCTAACCTGTTACCTATTGGATGTGCTTTTTGTCCCATCTTAAATTAATTGTTATCGTTTTTACTGTCCACAATAAGAGTTACATGGTTTGAGCGTTTACGGATACGGTATCCGCGGCCCTGTGGTGCCGGGCGCAGTCTTTTCAACTGGCGGCCGCCGCCTACCGATACTTCCTTCACATATAAACCGCTGTCCTCAACACGCGCGCCTTCGTTTTTCGCTTCCCAGTTCTTAATAGCCGACAGCAGTAATTTCTCAACGCGTATAGCTGCTTCCTTATTGGTATATTTCAATATGTAAAGCGCCTTTTCAACGTTCTCGCCGCGGATCAGGTCTACCACCAAACGCATTTTGCGTGGCGATGTAGGGCAGTTCTGTAACTTAGCAACAGAAGCTCCGCCTTTAATTTCTTTGGCGGCGTCTTTGCGCTGTTTAATCAGTACAGACTTTTTAATTTTTGTTGTTGCTTCCATTGCCTGTTATTTTTTCTTTTCTGCGTGACCACGGAATGTACGGGTTGGGGCAAACTCTCCCAGCTTGTGTCCAACCATGTTTTCTGTTACATACACAGGGATAAACTTGTTACCGTTGTGTACCGCGAATGTATGACCAACGAAATCAGGAGAGATCATGGAACGACGTGACCATGTTTTTACTACTGATTTTTTATTCGAATCATTTAGTGTCACTACCTTTTTTTCAAGGTTATGATCTATATAAGGTCCTTTTTTAATTGAACGAGCCATTATTTCTTCCTTCTTTCAATGATGTAACGATCAGATGTTTTCTTTTTATCACGGGTTTTAAAGCCTTTGGCTAATAAACCTTTGCGTGAACGCGGATGGCCACCTGATGCCCTTCCTTCGCCACCACCCATAGGGTGATCTACCGGGTTCATGGCTACACCACGAACTCTTGGGCGACGGCCCAGCCAGCGTTTGCGACCTGCTTTACCCAATACAGCGTTAGCTTTTTCACCGTTGGATACGGTACCGATAGTTGCCAGGCAAGTCGATAATATCATACGGGTTTCGCCTGAAGGCAATTTGATGATGGCATATTTGCCGTCGCGTGCCGAAAGCTGTGCGTAAGTACCTGCACTGCGTGCTATGGTACCGCCCTGGCCCGGGTTCAGTTCGATATTATGAATGATAGAACCCAGCGGGATATTTTTCAAAGGCAATGTGTTGCCAACTTCAGGTGCAGCTGTTTCGCCCGATACTACGGTCTGTCCAACTTTTAATCCTTCAGGGGCTATCATATACCTTTTTTCGCCATCAGCAAAGTGCAGCAAAGCAATACGTGCCGAACGGTTAGGGTCATATTCAATAGTCGCTACTGTAGCCGGGATATCAAACTTATTGCGTTTGAAATCGATCAGCCTGTATGCTTTCTTATGACCACCGCCTATGTAGCGCATAGTCATTTTACCGCTGTTGTTACGTCCGCCCGACCTGTTATTAGATGCTACAACCAACGACTTTTCAGGAACGTTCGTTGTAATATCCGAAGTACTGGTGTCTACCCTGAAACGGGTACCCGGGGTAACCGGTTTAAATCTTTTAACTGCCATCTCTGTTATATATTGCTGTAAAAGTCTATAACTTCACCGTCTTTCAACGTCACTATCGCTTTTTTGTAGGTTGCAGCGCGACCGCTCACAATACCCGCTTTCGTGTTGCGACTTTTCAGTTTTCCAACGTATTTGCTGGTGTTTACCGCTACTATGTTAACACCGTACATTTTTTCTATCGCGCCCTTTATCTGTAGCTTGTTGGCCCTGTGGTCAACCTTAAAGGTGTAACGGTTCAGCTTTTCAGTAAGCTGGGTTGCCTTTTCAGTAAGTAAGGGTTTCTTTAAAATTTCCATATTACTTAGCTAATGCTTCCTCCAAAGTTTTAACAGCACCCGTAGTCAGTAAAAGCGTGCCTGCATTCAACACATCATAAGTGTTCAATTGATCGGCAGTTATCACCTTGCTCTTTTTCAGGTTGCGGCTTGATAAATAAACGTTCTCATTTGCAGCGCCCAGTACCAATAACGTTTTCACGTCGGTAACTTTCAGGTCGGCTACCAGCTTTACGTAGTTTTTGGTTTTGATAGAGTCGAAACTGAAATCTTCCAATACTACAATGCTGTTATCTTTTGCTTTGTATGACAGGGCCGATTTGCGGGCCAATGATTTAAGCTTTTTGTTCAGCTTAAAGCTGTAGTCGCGCGGCTGCGGACCGAAGATACGGCCACCACCATTGAACAATGGTGATTTTACGCTACCGGCACGGGCGCCACCTGTACCTTTTTGTTTATATAATTTGCGGGTCGAACCTGCAATTTCATTACGCTGTTTTGCTTTGTGCGTTCCCTGGCGCTGGTTAGCAAGGAATTGCTTCACGTCAAGATAAATAGCGTGGTCGTTAGGCTCGATACCGAATATGGCATCAGAAAGCTGCACCTTGGCACCTGTCTCTTTACCCGAGATATTTAATACTTTAACTTCCATTTTATTTATCCACGATTACGAATGAACCCTTAGCTCCCGGTACGGAACCTTTAACTACCAGCAGGTTTTGCTCAGGATAAACCTTCAAAACCTCGAGGTTCTGAACTTTTACGCGAACATTACCGGTTTGACCAGCC
Above is a window of Mucilaginibacter ginsenosidivorans DNA encoding:
- the rplO gene encoding 50S ribosomal protein L15, translated to MNLSNLKPAEGSTKNRKRIGRGTGSGRGGTSTRGHKGAGSRSGTSTKIGFEGGQMPLQRRVPKVGFKNPNRVEYVSINLDALQKLAEAYKISAIDFATLKEHGLVSRNDLVKILGRGELKAKLEVKAHAFSATAQKAIEAAGGTIVKL
- the rpmD gene encoding 50S ribosomal protein L30, encoding MAKIKITQIKSVIDRNLRQKKTIEALGLKKINHSVEVEATPAIIGMVRKVNHLVAVENI
- the rpsE gene encoding 30S ribosomal protein S5; this encodes MSTINIKRVKTSEIELKDRLVSIQRVAKVTKGGRTFSFSAIVVVGDENGVVGYGLGKAKEVTEAIAKGIDDAKKNLVKVPIINGTIPHEQVGKFSGGFIFLKPAANGTGVIAGGAMRAVLESAGVHNVLAKSKGSSNPHNVVKATVSALSQMRDAYTVAQHRNISLGKVFNG
- the rplR gene encoding 50S ribosomal protein L18, translated to MTGKLSRRDRIKKGIRKRVSGSSERPRLSVYRSNKGIYAQVIDDVTGKTLASASSLSKDFSAKGNKSEQSAAVGKLVAAKAVAAGIKDVVFDRNGYLYHGRVKSLAEGAREGGLNF
- the rplF gene encoding 50S ribosomal protein L6, with the translated sequence MSRIGKAPIAIPSGVTITVSDANVVTVKGPKGELHQAVDSDITVAQEDGNLLVQRPTDQKRHKALHGLYRALLNNMVVGVTSGYKMEQELVGVGYRATNQGNTLDLVLGYSHHYVFELPKEIKVTTTAEKGKNPTIILESIDKQLIGQVAAKIRSLRAPEPYKGKGIKFVGEQLRRKAGKSASKK
- the rpsH gene encoding 30S ribosomal protein S8, coding for MNTDPIADYLTRVRNAIKANHRVVEIPASNLKKEITKVLFDKGYIANFKFEEVGPQGIIKVALKYHPITKVPAIRSISRISKPGLRKYAGMGNMPRVLNGLGIAILSTSKGVMTDKEARQQNIGGEVLCYVY
- the rpsN gene encoding 30S ribosomal protein S14 gives rise to the protein MAKEGVKAREIKRAKLVAKYAEKRAALKAAGEWEALDKLPKASSPVKLHNRCKLTGRPRGYMRQFGISRVTFREMALEGKIPGVKKASW
- the rplE gene encoding 50S ribosomal protein L5; the protein is MATAKTYVPRLKSKYKEEIRTNLKDKFQYKSVMQVPKLEKIAINQGVGGATTDKKLIEQTINELSTITGQQAVSSKSKKDISNFKLRKGMPVGVRVTLRDNNMYEFLDRLIAVALPRIRDFKGINDKGFDGRGNYTLGITEQIIFPEINIDKINKIQGMDITFVTSANNDVEALELLKEFGLPFKNQNK
- the rplX gene encoding 50S ribosomal protein L24 encodes the protein MTKKQEVKPAKLKIRKGDLVAVIAGDSKGSQGKVLEVIIDKNRAIVEGANMVSKHTKPNATSPNGGIVKKEAAIHISNLALVDPKSGKPTRVGRIKNKAGKLVRVAKKSGEEIK
- the rplN gene encoding 50S ribosomal protein L14 is translated as MVQQESRLNVADNSGAKEVLVIRVLGGTGKRYASIGDKIVVTVKSALPSGNIKKGTVSKAVVVRTKKEIRRKDGSYIRFDDNAAVLLNNQDEPRGTRIFGPVARELREKQFMKIVSLAPEVL
- the rpsQ gene encoding 30S ribosomal protein S17; protein product: MERNLRKTRTGLVVSNKMEKSIVVAVERKVKHPIYGKFVKKTTKFMAHDEANTCGIGDTVLIMETRPLSKNKNWRLVQILERAK
- the rpmC gene encoding 50S ribosomal protein L29: MKNSEVLELSTEELTARISEERNNLTKLKFAHTVSAIENPTRITKVRKDIARLNTELTKRKAASASENK
- the rplP gene encoding 50S ribosomal protein L16; this encodes MLQPKRTKFRKMQKGRMKGMATRGAELAFGSFGIKSLEPAWITSRQIEAARIAVTRFMKREGQVWIRIFPDKPVTKKPAEVRMGKGKGAPEYWVAVVRPGRIIFEAEGVPLEVAKEALRLAAQKLPVQTRFVTRRDYVEA
- the rpsC gene encoding 30S ribosomal protein S3, giving the protein MGQKAHPIGNRLGIIRGWDSNWFGGNNYSDKLVEDEKIRKYIAARIAKGGISKVVIERTLKRITVTIHTARPGIVIGKGGQEVDKIKEELKKLTKKDVQINIFEIKRPELDAQLVAEGIAKQLEARISFRRAMKTTIASTMRMGAEGIKVMTSGRLGGAEMARTEQYKEGRIPLHTFRADIDYALAEALTTYGKIGVKVWICKGEVYGKRDLSPNIGAASGASGKGGRPEGSASFGGRNERGGERGGERRSNDRRGGNDRGGDRNRGGGGNRPGGQNRGGGNRPGGQSGRR
- the rplV gene encoding 50S ribosomal protein L22, whose translation is MEATTKIKKSVLIKQRKDAAKEIKGGASVAKLQNCPTSPRKMRLVVDLIRGENVEKALYILKYTNKEAAIRVEKLLLSAIKNWEAKNEGARVEDSGLYVKEVSVGGGRQLKRLRPAPQGRGYRIRKRSNHVTLIVDSKNDNN
- the rpsS gene encoding 30S ribosomal protein S19 — encoded protein: MARSIKKGPYIDHNLEKKVVTLNDSNKKSVVKTWSRRSMISPDFVGHTFAVHNGNKFIPVYVTENMVGHKLGEFAPTRTFRGHAEKKK
- the rplB gene encoding 50S ribosomal protein L2, which produces MAVKRFKPVTPGTRFRVDTSTSDITTNVPEKSLVVASNNRSGGRNNSGKMTMRYIGGGHKKAYRLIDFKRNKFDIPATVATIEYDPNRSARIALLHFADGEKRYMIAPEGLKVGQTVVSGETAAPEVGNTLPLKNIPLGSIIHNIELNPGQGGTIARSAGTYAQLSARDGKYAIIKLPSGETRMILSTCLATIGTVSNGEKANAVLGKAGRKRWLGRRPRVRGVAMNPVDHPMGGGEGRASGGHPRSRKGLLAKGFKTRDKKKTSDRYIIERRKK
- the rplW gene encoding 50S ribosomal protein L23, whose protein sequence is MEILKKPLLTEKATQLTEKLNRYTFKVDHRANKLQIKGAIEKMYGVNIVAVNTSKYVGKLKSRNTKAGIVSGRAATYKKAIVTLKDGEVIDFYSNI
- the rplD gene encoding 50S ribosomal protein L4; this translates as MEVKVLNISGKETGAKVQLSDAIFGIEPNDHAIYLDVKQFLANQRQGTHKAKQRNEIAGSTRKLYKQKGTGGARAGSVKSPLFNGGGRIFGPQPRDYSFKLNKKLKSLARKSALSYKAKDNSIVVLEDFSFDSIKTKNYVKLVADLKVTDVKTLLVLGAANENVYLSSRNLKKSKVITADQLNTYDVLNAGTLLLTTGAVKTLEEALAK